The Streptomyces sp. TLI_105 DNA segment CTTGAACGGGATGGCCTCCGCGAGGCGGGCCCGGCCGGGGAACCGGAGCCCTCCTTCGAGCCGGGGCAGGGCATGCCTCGGGACGATCCGTCTGACCTCCTCGGCCCGCTCCACCGCGGCCCGCATGCACGCTCCCGCCAGCTCCAGGAACGGCTCGGGGATCGCGAAGCCCGCGGACGCGACCGGGTCGTCGAAGGTCAGCAGCTCGTGCCGGGTGGAGGCGGCCAGCCCGGCGAGTGCGGCACTGATCCGCCGCGCACCCCGGACCGGCCGCCCGGCGGGCCGCTGTCCCTCGGTCGCGGCCCGGTTCATCGCCGAACGGGCGAGCATCACGGAGCCCGCGCTCTCTGCCACCGCTGACCACCCCCGCCCGATCGATGTCCACTCCATGTACGCATGTGACTGCACACGGTGACAACCCCTGTTGAAAAGGATGGCGAATCCATGCCACCCCGCTTCCCCCGCGTCGCCGTTGCCGCATCGAGATCCATCCGCAACTCCTTCGACGACTCCGCGCGGGCCTCCCGTTCGTCACATTCACAAGTGCCCGACGACAAGGGGGAGATGAGATGGAACGACAGAACGAGGGCGGGGGCCGGCGCCGCGGGGCCCGGTTCCCGGCCGCCGTCGCGGCTCTGCTCGCGGCCGGACTCGCCGTCGGCGGATGCAGCGCGGGCGTCGACCGCACCAGCGCCGACGGAGGACCCAAGGGCGGCGGCCGGCCCGCTCCCACGGCCCCCGACGGCGCGCACACCGGGACCGCCGCGCCCCAGGAGGGCGAGCAGCGCTCACCGACGCCCGCCCCCGACTACCTGTCCACCTTCGCCCTGGACGTGGACACCGCCTCCTACGGCTACGCCCGTCGCACCCTCGCCGAGGGGCGGCTGCCCGACCCCGCGACCGTGCGACCCGAGGAGTTCGTCAACAGCTTCCGGCCCGACTATCCGCGCCCGAAGGACAACGGCTTCAGCGTGACCCTCGACGGGGCCCGCGCCGGCGCCGACGGCTGGTCCCTGCTCCGGGTCGGACTCGCCACCCGGGGCGCGGACCGGAACGCCGAACGCCCGCCCGCCGCCCTCACCTTCGTCGTCGACGTCTCCGGCTCGATGAACGAGCCGGGCCGGCTCGACCTGGTCAAGGAGTCCCTCGGGCTGCTCGCCGGCCAGTTGCGCGACGACGACTCGATCGCGCTCGTCACCTTCAGCTCCGAGGCCGAGACGCGGCTGCCCATGACCCGCGTCGGGGGCGCCCGCGACCGGATCCGCGAGGTCGTCGACTCGCTCGCGACGAGCTCGTCCACCAACGTGGGGGCGGGCGTCCGCACCGGCTACGACGTCGCCGTCGAGGGCCACCGGAAGGGCGCCACCAACCGGGTGGTGCTGCTCTCCGACGCGCTCGCCAACACCGGTGACACCGAGGCCGATCCGATCCTCGCGCGCATCGACGAGGAACGCAGGGAGTACGGCATCACGCTCTTCGGCGTCGGTGTCGGCAGCGAGTACGGCGACGCGTTCATGGAGCGGCTCGCCGACAAGGGCGACGGGCAGACCACGTACGTCTCCACCCCGGCGCAGGCCCGGAAGGTCTTCGTCGACCAGCTGCCCTCCCACGTCGAGCTGCGCGCCCGGGACGCCAAGGCGCAGGTCGCCTTCGACCGGCGGACCGTCGAGAAGTTCCGGCTCGTCGGCTACGAGAACAGGGCGGTCGCCGACGAGGACTTCCGGAACGACCGGGTGGACGGCGGCGAGGTCGGGGCCGGGCACACGGTCACCGCGCTGTACGCGGTCAAGACCCGTCCGGGGGCCGCCGGTCCGCTCGCCACCGCGACGGTCCGCTGGCTCGACCCGGCCACCCGGGCCCCGCACGAGCGCTCCGGCACCCTCGGGACGGCCGCGCTGAGCGGGGACATCTGGGGCGACGGCCACGACAGCCTGCAGCTGACCGCGATCGCCGCCTACTTCGCGGACGCCCTGCGCGGCGGCGGCCTGCCGGGCGCGCCGGGCCTTCCGGCGCTCACGAAGCGCGCCGGGGCGATCGCCGACCGGTCGGGTTCGGCGGTGGTCACCGAGCTGGCCGACGCCCTCCGGCAGGCCTCCGGACTGATCGGCTCCGGGCAGGATGAAGATCCGTACGGGGAAGGCGAGTCGAAGTCCGGAGATCCCTACAGCTGACGCGCGGGGCGGGCGGCGGGACAGAATGGCCGCATGGCCACCCTGCTGCTCGCCCTCGCCGTCGGAAGCACCGGGCTCTACGCCGGTTTCCTGCTGATCTTCCAGACCGGGATCATGCCCGCGCTCGGCCGTCTGACGGACCCGGAGTTCGTCACGGCGATGCGCCGGATCAACGAGTACGTGCCGAGGGCCGTGTTCCTCACGGTCTTCCTCGGAGTGGTCGCCTTCCCCGCCGCCGCGTTCCTCGTCCCCGTCGACGGGCGGACGGACGCGCAGAAGTGGCTGGTCCTCGCGGGGCTCGTGGCCGCGGTCCTCAACCACGCGGTGACCATCGGCGGGAACATCCCGCTCAACACGGCCCTCGCGGCGTCGGAGAAGGCCCCGGCGGGCGACCCGGCGGGCGATCCGTCCGCGGTCCGGGCCGCCTTCGAGAAGCGCTGGAACGGTTTCCACCGCGTCCGTACGGCTCTGATCACCCTCGCGTTCGGGCTCCTCACCGCCGCCGCGGTGCTCTAGGCAAACCGTACCCCCGCGCCGGTTTCTGGCGTGAACTCGCGGGTGACGGCCCCCTCCGCATCCGCAGGGACCCTTCGAAAGCGTACCCCCGAGTCCGGAAACAGTCTTTCGGCATGCGTAAGATCTGCGCCAGTGACGAAAACCGACTCCTAGATAACCGGACGAAGAGGGTGAATCACCCCGATATCTCGGGGTGTCATTCCGTACCCTCCGGTTTCTTATTGACATGACTACGGGGGTCTTTTCTAATCATCGGGAGTCATCCGCGCGCAGACACCGCACAGGCACTGAGGGGGCAAGGTGGACGTCCGGATTCTGGGGGGATTGTCGGTACGTGAGAACGGGGTGTCGATCACCCCGACAGCGGCCGCGCCCCGGCAGCTGCTCGCCCTGCTCACGGCCAGCGCCGACCAGGTCGTCCCCGTGACGGTCCTGACCGAGGAGCTCTGGCCGTCCGGCGCGCCCCGCGGCGCCCGCGCCGAACTGCAGGCGCACATAGCGGAGCTGCGGACCCTCATCGCGGGCGCCCTGCGCGGCGCCGACCCTGCGGAGCCGCGCCCCGGCTGGTCGGACCGGCGCAGCGCCGACGCGATCCTCGTCTCCCAGCCCGGCGGCTACCGCCTCGACACCGGCGGCGGCCCCAACGACGCCTGGCAGTTCGAGCGCGCGGCCGGCGCCGGCTACCGGGCCATGGAGGCCGGCGACCTGTCCCGGGCCGCCCTCCGCCTCGGCGAGGCGCTCGCCCTGTGGCGCGGCGAACCCTACGCGGGCGTGGCCGCGGGACCCCGGCTCCGCCGGGAGATCGAGCGCCTGGAGACGTCCCGGCTCAGCGTCCTCGACCAGTGGCTGGAAGCACAGCTGGGCCTGGGACGGCACGCCGAACTCGTCTCCGAACTCACCGGACTCGTCGCCCGCTACCGCACCAACGAGCCCCTCCACGCCCACCTCATGGTCGCCCTGCTGCGCTGCGGCCAGCACGACGAGGCCCTCCTCGTGTACGAGCGGCTGCGCGCCGCCCTCAAGGGCGAGAGCGGCATGGAACCCTCGGCGCGGCTCCGCCGGCTCCAGCGCTCGGTCCTGGCCGTGCGGGACACGACCGGCCGTCCCGCGTACGGCCCCCGGATCCCCACGCAGTACATCCCCAGCCGGCACGTCCCGGCCCCGTACGTCCCCGCCCAGTACGGCACGGCGCAGTACGGCCCCGCACGCCCCCGGCTCGTCCCGGCGGGCTCCGTCGGCTGAGCGGCCACGGGCTCCGCAGGCCGAGCGAGGGCGGGCTCCGCAGGCCGAGCGGCGGCGGCAGCGCGGCCGCCGCCCGGCGGCGTGACCGCCCGTCAGCGGGAATGAAGTGCGGCAACTCACCGTTGACCGACTCCCGAAGCCGAATTATTTTCGGCGAGCAGTACGGGTTTCCTCCCAGGTGCCCGATTTCGCTCGACCACGGGAGCAGGGGCCATGACAGTGCACGGCGCGGACGGAGCCGGTGGTGCCGACGCGCTGCTCACGGTCCTCGAACTGCTCGCCCGGCAGGCCCCGCCCGCCCACTTCGACACCCTCCTCGACGAGGCCCGCCGGACCGGACTGGCCGGGGAGGAACTCCACCGCCTGGAGCGGGCCGTGGACCTCGCCGGCGCGGTCCACACCGGACGCGCGCGCGACGCCCGCCGCGAGGCCGGACTTGCCGCCCTCACGGACACCGCCCGCGACCTCACCCTCTCCTACGACCTCGACAGCCTGCTGCGCGTCGTCATCCGTCGCGCCCGGCGGCTCCTC contains these protein-coding regions:
- a CDS encoding von Willebrand factor type A domain-containing protein; the encoded protein is MERQNEGGGRRRGARFPAAVAALLAAGLAVGGCSAGVDRTSADGGPKGGGRPAPTAPDGAHTGTAAPQEGEQRSPTPAPDYLSTFALDVDTASYGYARRTLAEGRLPDPATVRPEEFVNSFRPDYPRPKDNGFSVTLDGARAGADGWSLLRVGLATRGADRNAERPPAALTFVVDVSGSMNEPGRLDLVKESLGLLAGQLRDDDSIALVTFSSEAETRLPMTRVGGARDRIREVVDSLATSSSTNVGAGVRTGYDVAVEGHRKGATNRVVLLSDALANTGDTEADPILARIDEERREYGITLFGVGVGSEYGDAFMERLADKGDGQTTYVSTPAQARKVFVDQLPSHVELRARDAKAQVAFDRRTVEKFRLVGYENRAVADEDFRNDRVDGGEVGAGHTVTALYAVKTRPGAAGPLATATVRWLDPATRAPHERSGTLGTAALSGDIWGDGHDSLQLTAIAAYFADALRGGGLPGAPGLPALTKRAGAIADRSGSAVVTELADALRQASGLIGSGQDEDPYGEGESKSGDPYS
- a CDS encoding DUF1772 domain-containing protein; the protein is MATLLLALAVGSTGLYAGFLLIFQTGIMPALGRLTDPEFVTAMRRINEYVPRAVFLTVFLGVVAFPAAAFLVPVDGRTDAQKWLVLAGLVAAVLNHAVTIGGNIPLNTALAASEKAPAGDPAGDPSAVRAAFEKRWNGFHRVRTALITLAFGLLTAAAVL
- a CDS encoding AfsR/SARP family transcriptional regulator; protein product: MSVRENGVSITPTAAAPRQLLALLTASADQVVPVTVLTEELWPSGAPRGARAELQAHIAELRTLIAGALRGADPAEPRPGWSDRRSADAILVSQPGGYRLDTGGGPNDAWQFERAAGAGYRAMEAGDLSRAALRLGEALALWRGEPYAGVAAGPRLRREIERLETSRLSVLDQWLEAQLGLGRHAELVSELTGLVARYRTNEPLHAHLMVALLRCGQHDEALLVYERLRAALKGESGMEPSARLRRLQRSVLAVRDTTGRPAYGPRIPTQYIPSRHVPAPYVPAQYGTAQYGPARPRLVPAGSVG